A window of the Comamonas sp. Y33R10-2 genome harbors these coding sequences:
- a CDS encoding SMI1/KNR4 family protein, whose product MQILFPNPFGRPPAPEKDIHALQAHIGFSDAYADFLRTQNGFSVMAMEETPDVSPYVRCGDVQNDTHANLRVLNSFAAQDPYYDLESLQAESLLADWFLEIGSDPGGNPFVEVLHGQHQGKIASLDHDLFAAAQDLPEFLADMELTHIAALSLSEQADALCDASLGLAWFHAKDMRSFVAQCIHCSGSDGDFWGFVVDEPGI is encoded by the coding sequence ATGCAAATTCTATTCCCCAACCCTTTTGGCCGACCGCCAGCCCCTGAAAAAGACATTCATGCGCTGCAAGCACATATCGGCTTTTCGGATGCCTATGCCGATTTTCTGCGCACACAAAACGGCTTTTCCGTCATGGCCATGGAAGAAACTCCGGACGTTAGCCCCTACGTTCGCTGCGGCGATGTGCAAAACGACACACACGCCAATTTGCGCGTGCTCAACAGCTTTGCCGCACAAGACCCGTATTACGACCTCGAATCACTGCAAGCCGAGAGCCTGCTAGCCGATTGGTTTTTGGAAATTGGCAGCGACCCGGGCGGTAACCCCTTTGTAGAAGTACTGCACGGCCAGCACCAAGGCAAGATTGCCAGCCTTGACCACGACCTGTTTGCCGCAGCCCAAGATTTGCCAGAATTTCTGGCCGACATGGAGCTGACCCACATCGCCGCCTTGAGTCTGAGCGAGCAGGCCGACGCCCTGTGCGATGCATCGCTGGGGCTGGCTTGGTTTCATGCCAAGGACATGCGCAGCTTTGTCGCCCAGTGCATTCATTGCTCAGGCAGCGATGGCGATTTCTGGGGCTTTGTTGTGGACGAGCCGGGAATCTGA